Within Caldanaerobius fijiensis DSM 17918, the genomic segment CCGTTGAACTCCTTCCCTTGAAACGTCCGGCCCTGTTGAATACTCCCTTCCCGCTATCTTATCGATCTCATCGATAAATATAATTCCTTCCTGCTCTGCCCTTCTAATAGCTTCTGATATTACTTCATCCATATCGATAAGTTTTTGCGCTTCCTCTTGCTGGAATATACGCCTTGCTTCCTTCACCATCACTTTTCTTATCTTTTTCTTTCTATTTAAAATACCTGAAAATAAATCCTGGAAATTGATATTCATCTCCTCTGGCCCTAGATTCGTCATAAACTCGATGGACGGCATGGACGTATCTTCAACTTCAATCTCTATAAGCTCATCCTCCAGCTCGCCATTTCTTAATTTTTCCATTACCTGTCTTCTCTTAAGCTGGATCTCTTCGTCTACAAATTCTTCATTTTCACTTTGTTGAGCCCCAAAGGAAAACAAAAATTCCATGGGATTGGTTTGCGGTTTTGCTCGCTTTTTAGAAGGCACCAGTTCCTTAATCAGCCTCTCTTCAGCCAGTTTCGCAGCTTTATCGCTCACCTCATTTAATTTTTCTTCTTTTACAAGCCTTATAGACGCTTCTACCAGGTCTCTTACCATGGATTCCACATCCCTGCCCACATAACCGACCTCTGTGTACTTGGTCGCCTCAACTTTGACAAAAGGTGCTCCCACCAGTTTTGCTAACCGCCTGGCTATCTCCGTTTTGCCTACACCGGTCGGTCCTATCATGATGATATTATGTGGTGTCACTTCTTCCTTTAAATCGTCGGGCAGCAACGATCTCCTGTACCTATTTCTGAGAGCAACTGCTACGCTTTTTTTAGCCTCAGTCTGTCCGATAATGTATTTATCCAGTTCCTGAACAATTTCTTTTGGAGTAAGTTCTTTTTTCAAAAATTGGTCCCCCTTTCAAGCTTTAAAGCTCTTCCACGCTGATGTTGTTATTGGTATATACACATATTGCTGCCGCTATCTCCATGGCTTTTACTGCTATATCTCTCGCCGATAAATCCGTATTCTCAATCAACGCCTTTGCCGCGGCAAAAGCGTAATTGCCTCCCGAACCTATAGCAATGACGTCGTGATCAGGCTGTATAACTTCGCCGCTGCCGGATATTAAAAGTATTTGCTCTTTATCGGCCGTCAGCAAGAGGGCTTCCAATTTTCTCAACACCCTATCAGATCTCCATTCAGATGCCAGTTCAACCGCAGCTTTTCTTAAATTGCCATCAGCTTTATCAAGCTTTTCTTCAAACATATCATAAAGGGTAAAAGCATCGGCAACAGATCCCGCAAACCCCACCAATATCTTGCCATGATATATTTTTCTTATCTTTTTAGCTGTATGTTTTAATATGGTATTCTCACCAAAAGTAACCTGGCCGTCACCTGCCATAGCAACGCTATCGCCCTTTTTAACCGCGACAATCGTCGTAGCTTTTATCAAAATCACACCCCCTTGATTTCAAACAACATAAATATTAACACAAATCAGCACAATTTGCAATATTTATAAAATCTTTTTTATTTTCTTATTATTTGATATCTCCCTGGTAATCACAGTTTTTGTTGCTGCACCTTATCATTTTCTCGCCTTTTAACTCTTTTTCAACCAGAATGCCACCACACTTGGGGCACCTCTCACCCGTAGGTCTATCCCATGTCATAAAGCCACAGGTAGGGTTGTTCTCACACCCATAGTACGTCCTGCCTCTCCTGGTTTTCTTAATAAGCACTCTTCCACCACATTCAGGACATGCAACGCCTGCTTCTTCATAGAAAGGTTTAGTATTTTTACATTCCGGATATCCTGGACAGGCTAAAAACTTTCCATATCTGCCGTGTTTTATCACCATATTTCTTCCGCATAACTCGCATTTTATATCGGTCTCCTCATCCTGTATAGTATATGAACCCATTTTTTCTTTAGCATCATTGAGCTCCTGACTGAAACGCTCATAAAACTCTCTGATTATATCCTTCCACTGGATCTGACCGCTTTCTACAGCGTCAAGTTTGCTTTCCATATCGGCCGTAAAACCGATATCTACGATATCTTTAAAATATTTAAGCATTATGTCATTAACTATATAGCCCAATTCTGTAGGTACAAGCACCTTGCCCTCTTTGACCACGTACCCTCTTTCCTGTATGGTGGAAATGATAGGAGCATAAGTACTGGGCCTGCCAATGCCTTTTTCCTCCAGCGTTTTGATCAGGGAAGCTTCTGTATACCTCGGGGGTGGCTGTGTGAAATGTTGCTGCGGTCTTATTTCTATAAGCTTTAAAATATCTCCCTCTTTGAGCTCCGGTATCATGCTGTTATCTTCCTCTGGCGCATCCTCTGTGCTCTCTAAATACACGTGCATAAAGCCAGGAAATCTTATGGTGGATCCTGACGCTCTGAACAGGTACTTGCCTGCTTTTATGTCCACAGTAAGCGTATCGTATACCGCTGGTGCCATCTGACTGGCCACGAATCTATCCCATATGAGCTTATACAGTCTGTACTGATCTCTGCTCAACGACGATTTAACATCTTCAGGCTTCCTTAAAACCGACGTAGGCCTTATAGCTTCATGGGCATCCTGTATTTTCCCAGAAGTTTTGACCTTGACCTTATACTCCCCCGCATAATCACTGCCGTATTGTTCCTGTATAAACTTATAAGCTTCGTTTTTAGCGTCATCCGATAATCTGGTGGAGTCGGTTCTTATATAGGTTATCAGCCCGACAGATCCTTCTCCCTGAATCTCAACGCCTTCATAAAGCTGCTGGGCCAGTAACATCGTCTTTTTAGCCGTAAAGCCATACTTTCTGGACGCTTCCTGCTGTAGCGTACTGGTTGTAAAAGGAGGTGCCGGGTTGCGCTTTTTTTCTCCACGTTTTACATTTGTCACAACATACTGGGCATTCTTTAGCTCTTCTATTATCTCATTTACCTGTTCCTGGTTCTTAAGATCGATTTTCTCTGAATCCGTCCCATAAAATTTGGCTTCAAAAACCTTCGCACCGTTGCTCAACACATTTGTTATAGTCCAATACTCTTCGGGTTTAAATTCTTTTATTTCGTTTTCCCTGTCGCATATTATGCGAACCGCTACCGACTGAACCCTTCCTGCGCTTAACCCGTATTTGACGTTTTCCCACAACAGCGGACTTATAAGATAGCCCACCAATCGGTCAAGTACCCTCCGTGCCTGCTGAGCATTTACCAGGTCATGGTTTATAGCTCTGGGGTTTTTCACGGCATTCCTAACAGTGTTTTTGGTAATTTCATTGAACTCAATCCTGCAGGGATCCTCTGGATTGATATTTAAAATCTGAGCCAGATGCCATGAAATGGCTTCGCCCTCTCTATCAGGATCTGTTGCCAGATATACCTTGTCAGCAGCCTTTGCTTCCTTTTTTAATTTGTCGATTATTTCTCCCTTTCCCCTTATAGTTATATATGTGGGTTCAAAATCATTTTCTATGTCTATACCCATTTTGCTCTTGGGCAAATCCCTTACATGGCCCATAGATGCTGCCACTTTGTAATTTCTGCCTAAATACTTACTTATGGTCTTAGCTTTAGCCGGTGATTCAACTATTACCAGTGTTTTATTCATAATACCACCTCGATCAATACAAGTGTATATTATATCAAAAGAATAATTAAAATCCAAACTATAATGTTTCGAAATTTTTACCGGGTAATCTCCTTATTCTCCCCTTTAATTCTAAAATGGTTAAAATCGAATTTATTTTCTCTACAGGCATATCTACTACAGCTGCCAGTTCATCTATATTCATTGCCTGCAGAGACCTTATCACATCATAAATTTTTCTCTCATCAGCGGTCAAGTCATTTTCACTTTTATTTTTGTCATCAAAACTGCCGTCTATCTCATCATAACACTGGTACTCCTCCATTACATCCTGCGCTGACGCTACAAGCTTTGCTCCGTCTTTTATCAGTCTATTACATCCGACGCTCATAGCACTAAAGATATTGCCCGGGACAGCAAACACATCTCTCCCCTGCTCCAAAGCCATCTGCACGGTTATCAGCGAGCCGCTTTTCTCTCCTGCCTCAATTACCAGCACACCTCTAGAAATGCCACTTATAATCCTATTCCTCTGCGGAAAATATCCTGCTATAGGTTGAGTTCCAGGGGGATATTCAGATATCACCAACCCTGTTTTTATAATCTTTTCATACAGTCCCCTGTTTTCTGGTGGATATATCACATCAACACCACAGCCTAAAACAGCAATGGTTTTCCCGTCTGCATTCACCGCCGCCCACTGCGCAGTGCTGTCTATCCCTCTTGCCATACCACTCACTATGATTACACCTGAAGCCGCCAGATCCCCTGCGATCTTATTCGCTGCTTTTATTCCATAATATGAAGGCTTTCTAGAACCAACTACTGCAATAGTAATACCCTGAATAGAAATATCCCCTATATAGAACAAAACCGGTGGCGGATCAAATATATTTTTTAAAAGCTCCGGATAATCATCGCTATAGAATGTGACATAATTTATTCCCTTTAAATTCATCCTTTTAATGTAAAAGTCGATGTCATAATCCCTGTTTCTAATTATATTATTACATATTTCATCAGTTATTCCAGGTACCTCAAGTAATTCACTGTAAGAAGCATTAAAAACATTCTGAGCTGTTTTAAAGTGATCCATCAAAGCAAAAAAACGCCTTGGACCTACTCCTTTACATAAATTCAATAAAAGAATGTATTTTTCATCTCCCATTAAAATCACCTTTATATTAAAAGTTCGACTTCTATTATACCATTAATACAGCAGGATTTTAGTGTGGAATTCAGAAGGATTTAAAGAAATTTTGTCGAATGCAATTGATGAGAGGGTGATTTTTTTGAAAGCAGAAGAAAAGGACAGGCTTGATGCCATGATGTATTATGAAACACAGGCTAGAAATAGCGGATATCAAATTATAGGAGGGGTAGACGAAGTTGGCAGAGGTCCATTAGCTGGTCCTGTGGTCGCAGCATGTGTTGTTTTGCCCCATAAACTTTATATAGAAGGTCTAAACGATTCAAAAAAATTGTCTCCATCTAAAAGAGAGCAACTGTCCCTGGAAATACAAAAGCATGCGCTGGATATAGGAATCGGTATAGTACATCAGGATGTAATAGACGAAATAAATATACTAAACGCTACAAAGAAGGCTATGATAATGGCCATAGAAAACCTGCGTGTAAAACCCGACATCATCCTTACTGATGCCATAAAACTTGATATATCCATACCCCAGATTCCCATTATAAAGGGAGATCAAAAGAGCGTATCAATAGCTGCAGCATCAATAATAGCAAAGGTGTACAGAGACAGGCTCATGGTGGAATATGATAAGGACTTTCCTCAATATGGATTTAAGAACAACAAGGGATATGGCACCAAAGCACATATAGAGGCTATTAAACAATATGGAATAACATATCTTCACCGCAAGAGCTTTACTAAAAAATTCTTAAAAGACGGCACTTTATAAAATTACATATAAATACCTAACTACATAGGGCATATCGGCTCAATCCCGATATGCCCTATATGCGTGGTTAAAAGGACCACAACTCAGTATAAAGCTTCTCTGTTTGCCCTTTTAGATTCTTAAGCATTTCAGCTGCCTTTTCGTCTCCTTCCAGATACCTCATCATAAGGGAGCCTTCCTGTTCACACATGGCATCATGTAGTGGCAGCACTTCTCTAAACAAAAAGTACGCGTATTTTACCAATCTTAACGGCCCATATATCCTGGGCGTTTCATCTTTTACCTCTTCAACAGCCACACTGTTTAATCCCTTTATGCCTTCTATGAGGCTATTTAATGAAGAATCCTTTGCCAGAACTATCGTATAATACCAGCCAAATAAGTAACCGGTAAAACAGCCATGGGCATCACTAACACCCACAATAGGTATGTCCTTACCCTTTGATCTGTATTCACTGTATAAGGCTAACTGCAGCACATTTGACTCCATCTCATGCTTAAAATAGCCACCCAATAACTCCAGCGCATCATAAGGCTGATCTTCCATAAGCCGGTGCGTTATAGCGGTAGATTCATTATATCCACCGCTGACCAGCCAATAAGGATGACAGAATATCCCCAGACCGCCCCCTTCCCTTATCTTATCAAAACACCATTTACAAGAAGCGTACTGGTACCTGGTCTCATCATTTTGAAAACCTACCAGAGCTTTTTCTATTTCCTTTACTTCCTTCATATAAACATCTTCTTTAAAAAGGTCATTGACGCTGAAGCAACCTCCAAAATTAATCATATGCACTGGATTTTGAGGAGGGTGTACTTCTTCGCCTCTATATATCTTGAGGTCTATATCGACATTCTCAAAGGCTTCTTGCGCTTTTATTGAAGGCGCATACTTCCCATGGTCCGTTACAGCCATGAAATCTAAGCCTATCTTTCTGCACGCAGCTGCTACCAGTGCAGGATCTTCTTTGCCATCTGAAAAATTAGAATGAATGTGCATATCTCCTTTGTAGGGCTTCAGCTCAAATAAATCTTCTCTCAGTGAGTATATCCTGAAATCCGCAACAAGCCGGGGCTTATCTCCCACAACTTCATATAAATACAATATGTGCTCCTGTTCGCCTTCAAAGAGGCGCTTTACACTTATAATTCCATCTTCAGGCTTTACTATTGTCTTTTCTCCCTGCGAGTAAACAGATCTATTATCAACAGGAAAATAAACTACCTCATAGGTGGAATTTTCATTGAATCTAACATGATCGTAAAGGGGTTTGATGTTAATGATCGCCTCTTTGTCAGCTCTAACAACCTTAGGGAAAACCTTAAAATACAGATCCTGAACCTTCATCATATATCGCCTCTTAAAATCCTTTTTTCACTCATTTTTATTAAGTTTCTCCTGTCGTTATAAAATTCTTTATAAAATCCTGAATGTCTTTATCTCATAGGGCTTAATGTAAAATGTAAAGGAATTTTCACAAGCATCTACGTCCCGTTCGTCCTCTTCCATAAGATTACACTCTACTATCTTTTTAAACGGTATACTGCATGTTATGGTGACATCGCCCCTTATCCCCTGGGATTCGTAAACGCGGAGTATCAGCCCATTGCCATCCTCTGCCCTCTTTAAAACCTCTATAACTACATTTTGCTTATCCAGATTCAAGAAGGAGTAGCTTCCAGGCAACAGTCCTTCTTTTGTGCTGCGAGCTATAACGGCCTTCAATGGTACATTCAATTCATACCCTCTATGGACCACATCTCCCTGTCTCCAATCGCCCTGGTGCGGGTAAAGAGAGTACACAAACTCATGATACCCTTTATCGGCAACAGGATCAGGATATACTGGAGCCCTCAAAAGCGTTATACGCATAACATTATCCTTAATATCATATCCATACTTGCAGTCGTTGAGTATGCTGACACCATATCCTCCTTCGGATAGATCCGCCCACTTATGAGCCGGAACCTCAAATCGAGCCTTATCCCAGCTGGTGTTCCAATGGGTGGGCCTCTTTATATTGCCATAAGCTATCTCATAGGTGGCCTCTGGTGACAGCACATCCACATCAAAAGCCGCTTTCAGCATTTTTTCTGTCTCCTGCCAGTCTACCTTTGTCTCAAAATCAATGCGAGGTATAGTATTGTAGATCACGATGTCCTGGGTGATGGTGGAGCTGCTGAATTTTTTAGCGATTCTCAACACACCTCTTGCAGGACCTGAACACACGACATCCACAGATACTACATTGTTGACTTCCCAGGATTTTTTCTGGTACTCCAGATCAATATTCCAGGCACTCTCCCTCTCAGGTTTATCCTCAAAGATCTGCAAGACATTGCCTCTACCGCCCGGCGACAATACCTGCCTTTTGGCCGTTTTATCGTATATGCTCCTTATGTTCCCATCATCATCCAGCTGAATTTCAAAAAATCTGTTTTCCAGGGCATTCTTTGATACCTTTATAGCTGTCTCTCTATTTAATGAATCATCTTCCTTTGTCTTGGCTTCAGCCTTTAGCTCATATACTTTATATCCCATTGAGGGCACATCAACGGCCTCAAATATAATAGCCGCTTTTTCATCTCCCAACCCATCCAACTCAAAGGCAACCTCTTTACCTTTTTCGTCTACCAATACCAGATCATTTCTTTGTGATAGCTGTTTTACTACGTCACCCTCTAAAATCGCTTTTACTACATCGGTTCTATTCCATGACAGGGAATTGAATACAATTAGCGGTATACCCTTACATCCGCTGGTATTGATATTGTCTACCACAGCCATAAGAGCATCTTTTTCTATCCTGCTGCCTTTCTCAAGTATCTCGCGATAGTCTTCAGCGCACTGTTCATACACCTGATGTATCGATGACCCTGGTAGGATATCATGGAATTGATTTAAAAGTATCTTCTTCCAACCGTATTCAATCTCCTTGGCAGGATAACTCTTTCCGTACTGCAATGCCAATGATGAAAGGATTTCTGCATCCCTGTATAAAAATTCGCTTTTTCTGTTGTTCTTTTTGTTTTTAGCCTGGCTCGTATAGGTACCCCTATGAAATTCATAGTACATCTCATTATTCCATACCGGTAAATCCACAGCCCTTTCCCTGGCATCATCAAAAAACTTTTCGGCACTGGATATCTCTGTCCTGGGAAGACCAGGGAAATTCTTGAGCCTTCGGCTGTATTCCATCATCTCATATGTGGGACCACCGCCGCCATCGCCAAATCCGTAAGTGCCCATTGCCTCATTAAAGCTGGCTTTTTCATTGAATCTCGCCCAGGCGTCATTTATGTACCTAGGATTTATATTGCCGTTATATGAAACCTGCTGCAAATACGCCAGTATCCTGGTACCATCAATGCCCTGCCACCAGAATAATGTATAAGGGAATTTATTTGTATCGTTATTTAGCAACTTACTCGTCATAAAATATTCCATGCCTGAGCGCTTTATAATCTGAGGTAATGCCCAGCTGTAACCAAATACATCCGGCATCCATAGGATCCTGGAAAACCTTCCAAATTCGTTCTGGAAGAACTTTCGGCCATATAGTATCTGCCTTACCAGCGATTCTCCTGATGGCACGTTGGTGTCTGACTCCACCCACATGTTGCCTATCAATTCCCACCGGCCTTCTGCCACTTTTTCTTTTATCTTCTTATACAGCTCAGGATAATACTCTTTTGTATATTCATAAAGCTGGGGCTGGCTCTGGACAAAGTGATGTTCAGGATATTCATCCATCAATGCGACGGTATTGGAAAATGTTCTGGCGCACTTCCTGACTGTTTCCTTTAATGGCCACAGCCACGCTGTATCTATATGGGAATGTCCTACCAGAAGCACTGTCGCTTCAGGAATATAATGGATGGCATTTAATTTATCCATGAGGATCTTATCTGCTTCTTCCAATGTGGATACAAGCCTTTCTCTGTCAAAATCTATGTCTACCGCTGCCAGCGAACTCTCCAGGGCATCGAGAACCTTCAAGCTAAGCACATCATCTTTTCTTAAAAGTGACAGGGCCTGCACCACTTCTCTGGGCAACCACATACTATATATGCTCCCTCTTAATACCTCCAGTGCGTCGTATGTAACCCTGGCATCAAAATAATATTTTTCCACCAAAGGATCCACAACAGCCAAAAGCGCTTTTCTAAATGTATACTTCATAAAAGGTATACCCCGAGCCCTGTACCCGGCATATTCCCCATAATTTAGGCCGGCTTCTATCAGGATCTCTAAGGTATCACCACCTTTAGCCTTTTCAGCTATCAAGACGCGACTGCGTTTCTCATCCCTTGGCTGGACATATGTTACTATACCCTGTCTTATCTCCCCATTTATATATACAAGACCCTCTCCGCCTACCTCTATGTCCAGCACAACCTTTTGCCCATCAAAATCTTGAGGAATCACTACCGTCTTCTTAAACCACCTTGTAGTATCATCTTTTGCTACCCACTCTTCGCCTATCTTAATGGTCTTCCACTCTTCATCCTCGACTTTATACTGGCCAGGCTGGATGTATATACCTTCCCTTGTCTGCCATTCATCTAATACTATAGCTTTTTTATACATGTAACCTTTTATTTGTTCGATTTTATTTAACATAATCCTCTCCTTCACAGTAACCACCCCTCCAATAATCTGTGTTTAAAAACACAATTATTTTTTTATCAACCATACGTCAGCAACCTGTATGCCCCGACCTGATACTAAATTCCACGCAAGTGTCAATTCTCCTGAACTCGTGGCCTCCTCAGGTATATCCACTGCAATTTCTTTGGGCGCCATACCTATATCTATGGGCCCATGCACTGGTATGCCTCCATTGGCCGTCAGAAAAACCGTAGCCTTATATCTCCCATAGTAGATAATCTTAAGACTATATCGAGCATCCGGGTCCAGATCGCTATAATGCAGCTCAAGAGGCGCCCCATAACGGGTTTCAGCCATTCTCTGCCACGAAATCGGCATGCCTTCAGTTATCAAAAAAGCATCTAACGGCGATTTGAGATAATATGGATCATCCTCATAATTGAATTTTCTGACCAGGTGCGATTCATTCATAAAATTGCCCAGATCATCATAAAATCCTCCAGGTCCTGGATTGGCATAATGTAAAATCTTCTTTATGCCTTCCAATTTTTCTTTATCTCCCAAGGGCTTCAATTTCTTTAAGGCATTTTTAAGGTACTGCCGATTATTAATAGCCCTATCCACGGTATCCAGTGTAGCCCCTCTTTCTTCTCCTATGGCGCCATATTTTTCTACGCTCAACTGCATCCCAC encodes:
- the hslU gene encoding ATP-dependent protease ATPase subunit HslU encodes the protein MKKELTPKEIVQELDKYIIGQTEAKKSVAVALRNRYRRSLLPDDLKEEVTPHNIIMIGPTGVGKTEIARRLAKLVGAPFVKVEATKYTEVGYVGRDVESMVRDLVEASIRLVKEEKLNEVSDKAAKLAEERLIKELVPSKKRAKPQTNPMEFLFSFGAQQSENEEFVDEEIQLKRRQVMEKLRNGELEDELIEIEVEDTSMPSIEFMTNLGPEEMNINFQDLFSGILNRKKKIRKVMVKEARRIFQQEEAQKLIDMDEVISEAIRRAEQEGIIFIDEIDKIAGREYSTGPDVSREGVQRDILPIVEGSTVMTKYGPVKTDYILFIAAGAFNVSKVSDLIPELQGRFPVRVYLNNLTVEDFKRILTEPENALVKQYKALMATEGIDVNITDEAIEALAKIAYEMNEQYENIGARRLYSIMEKLFEDISFNAPDVDKVITIDKDFVEKQLDQIMPRSDINDFIL
- the hslV gene encoding ATP-dependent protease subunit HslV, whose amino-acid sequence is MIKATTIVAVKKGDSVAMAGDGQVTFGENTILKHTAKKIRKIYHGKILVGFAGSVADAFTLYDMFEEKLDKADGNLRKAAVELASEWRSDRVLRKLEALLLTADKEQILLISGSGEVIQPDHDVIAIGSGGNYAFAAAKALIENTDLSARDIAVKAMEIAAAICVYTNNNISVEEL
- the topA gene encoding type I DNA topoisomerase, with protein sequence MNKTLVIVESPAKAKTISKYLGRNYKVAASMGHVRDLPKSKMGIDIENDFEPTYITIRGKGEIIDKLKKEAKAADKVYLATDPDREGEAISWHLAQILNINPEDPCRIEFNEITKNTVRNAVKNPRAINHDLVNAQQARRVLDRLVGYLISPLLWENVKYGLSAGRVQSVAVRIICDRENEIKEFKPEEYWTITNVLSNGAKVFEAKFYGTDSEKIDLKNQEQVNEIIEELKNAQYVVTNVKRGEKKRNPAPPFTTSTLQQEASRKYGFTAKKTMLLAQQLYEGVEIQGEGSVGLITYIRTDSTRLSDDAKNEAYKFIQEQYGSDYAGEYKVKVKTSGKIQDAHEAIRPTSVLRKPEDVKSSLSRDQYRLYKLIWDRFVASQMAPAVYDTLTVDIKAGKYLFRASGSTIRFPGFMHVYLESTEDAPEEDNSMIPELKEGDILKLIEIRPQQHFTQPPPRYTEASLIKTLEEKGIGRPSTYAPIISTIQERGYVVKEGKVLVPTELGYIVNDIMLKYFKDIVDIGFTADMESKLDAVESGQIQWKDIIREFYERFSQELNDAKEKMGSYTIQDEETDIKCELCGRNMVIKHGRYGKFLACPGYPECKNTKPFYEEAGVACPECGGRVLIKKTRRGRTYYGCENNPTCGFMTWDRPTGERCPKCGGILVEKELKGEKMIRCSNKNCDYQGDIK
- the dprA gene encoding DNA-processing protein DprA; translation: MGDEKYILLLNLCKGVGPRRFFALMDHFKTAQNVFNASYSELLEVPGITDEICNNIIRNRDYDIDFYIKRMNLKGINYVTFYSDDYPELLKNIFDPPPVLFYIGDISIQGITIAVVGSRKPSYYGIKAANKIAGDLAASGVIIVSGMARGIDSTAQWAAVNADGKTIAVLGCGVDVIYPPENRGLYEKIIKTGLVISEYPPGTQPIAGYFPQRNRIISGISRGVLVIEAGEKSGSLITVQMALEQGRDVFAVPGNIFSAMSVGCNRLIKDGAKLVASAQDVMEEYQCYDEIDGSFDDKNKSENDLTADERKIYDVIRSLQAMNIDELAAVVDMPVEKINSILTILELKGRIRRLPGKNFETL
- a CDS encoding ribonuclease HII, which encodes MIFLKAEEKDRLDAMMYYETQARNSGYQIIGGVDEVGRGPLAGPVVAACVVLPHKLYIEGLNDSKKLSPSKREQLSLEIQKHALDIGIGIVHQDVIDEINILNATKKAMIMAIENLRVKPDIILTDAIKLDISIPQIPIIKGDQKSVSIAAASIIAKVYRDRLMVEYDKDFPQYGFKNNKGYGTKAHIEAIKQYGITYLHRKSFTKKFLKDGTL
- a CDS encoding PHP domain-containing protein translates to MMKVQDLYFKVFPKVVRADKEAIINIKPLYDHVRFNENSTYEVVYFPVDNRSVYSQGEKTIVKPEDGIISVKRLFEGEQEHILYLYEVVGDKPRLVADFRIYSLREDLFELKPYKGDMHIHSNFSDGKEDPALVAAACRKIGLDFMAVTDHGKYAPSIKAQEAFENVDIDLKIYRGEEVHPPQNPVHMINFGGCFSVNDLFKEDVYMKEVKEIEKALVGFQNDETRYQYASCKWCFDKIREGGGLGIFCHPYWLVSGGYNESTAITHRLMEDQPYDALELLGGYFKHEMESNVLQLALYSEYRSKGKDIPIVGVSDAHGCFTGYLFGWYYTIVLAKDSSLNSLIEGIKGLNSVAVEEVKDETPRIYGPLRLVKYAYFLFREVLPLHDAMCEQEGSLMMRYLEGDEKAAEMLKNLKGQTEKLYTELWSF
- a CDS encoding alpha-mannosidase, which encodes MKERIMLNKIEQIKGYMYKKAIVLDEWQTREGIYIQPGQYKVEDEEWKTIKIGEEWVAKDDTTRWFKKTVVIPQDFDGQKVVLDIEVGGEGLVYINGEIRQGIVTYVQPRDEKRSRVLIAEKAKGGDTLEILIEAGLNYGEYAGYRARGIPFMKYTFRKALLAVVDPLVEKYYFDARVTYDALEVLRGSIYSMWLPREVVQALSLLRKDDVLSLKVLDALESSLAAVDIDFDRERLVSTLEEADKILMDKLNAIHYIPEATVLLVGHSHIDTAWLWPLKETVRKCARTFSNTVALMDEYPEHHFVQSQPQLYEYTKEYYPELYKKIKEKVAEGRWELIGNMWVESDTNVPSGESLVRQILYGRKFFQNEFGRFSRILWMPDVFGYSWALPQIIKRSGMEYFMTSKLLNNDTNKFPYTLFWWQGIDGTRILAYLQQVSYNGNINPRYINDAWARFNEKASFNEAMGTYGFGDGGGGPTYEMMEYSRRLKNFPGLPRTEISSAEKFFDDARERAVDLPVWNNEMYYEFHRGTYTSQAKNKKNNRKSEFLYRDAEILSSLALQYGKSYPAKEIEYGWKKILLNQFHDILPGSSIHQVYEQCAEDYREILEKGSRIEKDALMAVVDNINTSGCKGIPLIVFNSLSWNRTDVVKAILEGDVVKQLSQRNDLVLVDEKGKEVAFELDGLGDEKAAIIFEAVDVPSMGYKVYELKAEAKTKEDDSLNRETAIKVSKNALENRFFEIQLDDDGNIRSIYDKTAKRQVLSPGGRGNVLQIFEDKPERESAWNIDLEYQKKSWEVNNVVSVDVVCSGPARGVLRIAKKFSSSTITQDIVIYNTIPRIDFETKVDWQETEKMLKAAFDVDVLSPEATYEIAYGNIKRPTHWNTSWDKARFEVPAHKWADLSEGGYGVSILNDCKYGYDIKDNVMRITLLRAPVYPDPVADKGYHEFVYSLYPHQGDWRQGDVVHRGYELNVPLKAVIARSTKEGLLPGSYSFLNLDKQNVVIEVLKRAEDGNGLILRVYESQGIRGDVTITCSIPFKKIVECNLMEEDERDVDACENSFTFYIKPYEIKTFRIL